In the genome of Desulfomonilaceae bacterium, the window AAGGCAGAGGACTTATTGAATGCTGAGGATTTGCAGACCCTTCTTGCCCACTTCTGCGACGCGGTCGGGGTCGCCTCAGCTATATCAGACCTTAAAGGCAACCTGCTGGCATTCGCAAACTTTCGACGAGCTTGCACCCAATTCCATCGCGCTGGCGAAGTTTCCGCTCAACGCTGTGCCGAAAGTGACGCAATACTTGGTTCCAGACTCGAGGAAGGTCAGGATTTCACCATTTATCAATGCAAAAATGGTCTGACGGACGCGGCCGCGCCGCTGATCATAGACGGGAAGCACCTGGCCAATATTCTCATCGGCCAGTTCCACCTGCAGGAACCTGATCTGGAGTTCTTCCGTCGTCAGGCTAGAGACCTCGGTTACGATGAAGAGGATTATTTGGCTTCCATCAAGGAAGTGCCAATGATGTCCGAGGAGAAGCTGCCCAGCATTCTCGGCTTCTTGTCGGGCTTCGCCAAAATCGTGGGCACCCTCACGTTAGACAGAATTCGCGCTTCACGGGCAGCAGAGGACCTAAAAAAGAGAGCCGAGGAACTGCGCCGCAGCCAGGCCGCAGCTCTGAGCCTGGCCGAGGATGCGGAAATAGCTCGCAGCGAAATCGCGCGATACAAGGATCATCTGGAGCAGTTGGTAAAAGATCGCACGGAAGAGCTTCGAGTTTCCGAAGAACGCACCAGGCTGCTTCTTGAGTCTGTAGACGAGGGAATCATCGGTGTGAGCGTAGACGGTGAGATGACTTTTATCAATAATGCGGCTTGCCGGATGCTCGGATATTCGCCGGATGAATTCGAGAGCAAGGAACTTCACAGCCTGATTCAATATGCTCATGAGGATGGTTCTCCATATCCGCAAGAAGATTGTCCTATGCGCAAGTCTATTGCAGGTGGAACCGCCAGCCATATCGACAATGAAGTGCTTTGGCGAAAAAATGGTACCAGTTTTCCCGTAGCTTATTCCAGCAACCCTGTTCACAAGGACGGCTCTCTCGTCGGATCGGTCATCACTTTCAGCGATATTACCGCCCGCAAGCTCGCTGAAGAGCAAGTGCGCCGCGCCAAGGAGATTGCTGAGGAAGCCACCAAAGCGAAATCTGATTTTCTGGCAAACATGAGTCACGAGATCAGGACTCCTATGAATGCGGTGATCGGAATGGCGCACTTGGCGCTTCAGACTGAGCTGACTCCCAAGCAGGCGGACTATCTGACGAAAATACAGCGCTCCGCACACTCGCTTCTGGGGATCATCAATGACATCCTGGATTTCTCCAAGATCGAAGCAGGTAAGTTGGAAATGGAGTCGGTGGATTTCAGTTTGGACGAAGTCCTGGACAATGTATCTACAGTGGTGGGACTGAAGGTTCATGAAAAACAACTGGAATTCCTGATGGATACCCCGCAGGATGTGCCCCTTGCCCTGGTAGGTGACCCTCTCAGGCTGGGGCAGGTTCTGATCAATCTGTGCAATAACGCTGTCAAATTCACGGAACAGGGTGAGATCGTTATCTCTACCAGACTATTGGAAAAACAAGACGAATGGGTCATGCTCCAGTTTTCTGTTCGAGACACTGGCGTCGGCTTGACGCAAGAGCAGAAAGGTAAACTATTTCAAGCCTTTAGTCAGGCAGACATGTCCACCACTAGAAAATATGGAGGTACCGGCCTAGGTCTGACTATCTCCAAACGGTTGGTCACCATGATGGGAGGGGAGATCGGGGTCGAAAGTGAAGCTGGAAAAGGGAGCGAGTTCATATTCACGGCAAAATTCGGATTAGCGAGGAAATTCTCAAGGAGGCGTCTCGAACCATCAGTCGATCTGCGGGGAATGCGGGTGTTGGTGATTGACGATAATGCGTCATCCAGAGAAATCCTGAAATCTTTGCTGGAAACGATGAGTTTTGAAGTAACCGTTGCAGCTTCGGCCGAGGAAGGAATAGAGGAGTTGGAAAAAGAGGCAAACACCCTTCCATATAGACTCGTGCTTATGGACTGGAAGATGCCTGGTATGGACGGGATCAAGGCAACCGAACTGATCAAAAATCTTCCGAGTCTCCCCCAGAAACCCAAGGTTATCATAGCGACGGCGTATGGTCGTGAAGAGGTTATGCAGAGATCCGAGAAAGTGGGGGTCGATGGCTTCCTGCTTAAACCCGTAGGTCAGTCCGTACTTTTTGATTCCATCATGATCGCCTTGGGGAAGGAAGCCCAAGAATGTCAGACCGTGAAGCGGGTGAGCGGCAGAGATGAGGAAGAGCTGAGAAAGATTCGCGGAGCAAGGGTATTGTTGGCAGAGGACAATGAAATCAACCAACAGGTTGCTGAGGAAATTTTACAGCAGGCTGGATTGGTTGTACGAATTGCCAGCAATGGTAAAGAGGCAGTGGAGATGGTCAAAGCGGGGAATTTTGATGTGGTGCTTATGGATTTACAAATGCCTGTGATGGGAGGATTTGAGGCCACCCAGGAGATTCGAGGGGATGAAAGGTTTCAAGATTTGCCGATCATCGCCATGACCGCCCACGCCATGGGGGGTGACCGCGAAAAAAGTATTGAAGCGGGCATGAATGATCATTTGACCAAGCCCATTGATCCGGATCAACTCATCTCTGAGCTGGTAAAATGGGTCAAGCCGGGCAATCGGGGAACATCTGAAGGTTTGTATGAGTCGTCGAGTGAGAGCAAGAAGGTACAGAATATCCTGCCTGCCGAGTTACCAGGCATTTCCATAGCATCCGGGCTTGGACGGGTAGCCGGAAACAGGCGGCTCTATACGAAGCTCCTCTGCAAGTTCAAGGACGGACAGGAAAACGCGGTTGACCAAATCAAAGCCGCTCTCCAAGAGGACGACGTGGAGACGGCAGCCCGGCTTGCTCACACGGTTAAGGGTGTTTCCGGAAACCTCGGTGGAGACAACCTTTACCAGGCTGCGGCCGAGTTGGAGAAGGCCATCAAGGAAGGCAAAAACCTGGATCTCGTAATGGCAGAGTTCGAATCTCAGTTGAACGTCGTGATAGATGGGATAAGAGTAGTCGAGGAAAGACTGACCGCCCAACAGTCACCTGAGGATTCTGGGACGGAGGCGCCTGTCGATAAGGAAGCGGTAAAAACTCTTCTTCAGGAAATGGCCCAGCTTCTGGAGAGTGATCTGACCGAAGCTATGAACCGACTTGAAGCTTTGAATCGGCTCCTGGCGAATTCATCGGTTAAGGAGGAGTTCAAACGTCTGGAAAAACAAATAGAAAGCTTCGATACGGACACTGCTTTGAAAACTCTGGAAACCATCGCCGGCAAGCTGGAAATAGAGCTATAGGATAGGAAAACATGGTGGAAGGTGGTCGAAAACCCAAGGTTCTGATTGTGGATGACACGCCGGAAAACATCCAGGTGCTGATGGAGACATTGAAGGATCAGTATACCATTGTGGCGGCAATTAACGGAGAGAAGGCGCTCAAAATGGCTGTGGCGGAACCGAGGCCTGATCTCATTCTATTGGATATCATGATGCCGGGAATGGATGGATACGAGGTCTGCCGTAGACTCAAAGGTGACGAGCAGACGCAACACATCCCAATCATCTTTGTAACGGCCAAGACCGAAGTGGAAGACGAAACCCTGGGGTTTGAGCTGGGCGCAATGGACTATATCAGCAAGCCGTTCCGCATTCCTGTGGTAAAAGCCAGGGTCAAGGCCCATCTGGAGCTAAAGATACTGCGTGACCTCGAGGAATTTCAGCGGGCG includes:
- a CDS encoding response regulator — its product is MTDPNHFPVEEETLAIGTEVAHPKNGPAQSELQERILEFERFNRLVMAREQRILDLKKEANELARAAGKPAPYGSLDRIEKDEVLDNLVQTMKDRDAVSGGEPEELKAEDLLNAEDLQTLLAHFCDAVGVASAISDLKGNLLAFANFRRACTQFHRAGEVSAQRCAESDAILGSRLEEGQDFTIYQCKNGLTDAAAPLIIDGKHLANILIGQFHLQEPDLEFFRRQARDLGYDEEDYLASIKEVPMMSEEKLPSILGFLSGFAKIVGTLTLDRIRASRAAEDLKKRAEELRRSQAAALSLAEDAEIARSEIARYKDHLEQLVKDRTEELRVSEERTRLLLESVDEGIIGVSVDGEMTFINNAACRMLGYSPDEFESKELHSLIQYAHEDGSPYPQEDCPMRKSIAGGTASHIDNEVLWRKNGTSFPVAYSSNPVHKDGSLVGSVITFSDITARKLAEEQVRRAKEIAEEATKAKSDFLANMSHEIRTPMNAVIGMAHLALQTELTPKQADYLTKIQRSAHSLLGIINDILDFSKIEAGKLEMESVDFSLDEVLDNVSTVVGLKVHEKQLEFLMDTPQDVPLALVGDPLRLGQVLINLCNNAVKFTEQGEIVISTRLLEKQDEWVMLQFSVRDTGVGLTQEQKGKLFQAFSQADMSTTRKYGGTGLGLTISKRLVTMMGGEIGVESEAGKGSEFIFTAKFGLARKFSRRRLEPSVDLRGMRVLVIDDNASSREILKSLLETMSFEVTVAASAEEGIEELEKEANTLPYRLVLMDWKMPGMDGIKATELIKNLPSLPQKPKVIIATAYGREEVMQRSEKVGVDGFLLKPVGQSVLFDSIMIALGKEAQECQTVKRVSGRDEEELRKIRGARVLLAEDNEINQQVAEEILQQAGLVVRIASNGKEAVEMVKAGNFDVVLMDLQMPVMGGFEATQEIRGDERFQDLPIIAMTAHAMGGDREKSIEAGMNDHLTKPIDPDQLISELVKWVKPGNRGTSEGLYESSSESKKVQNILPAELPGISIASGLGRVAGNRRLYTKLLCKFKDGQENAVDQIKAALQEDDVETAARLAHTVKGVSGNLGGDNLYQAAAELEKAIKEGKNLDLVMAEFESQLNVVIDGIRVVEERLTAQQSPEDSGTEAPVDKEAVKTLLQEMAQLLESDLTEAMNRLEALNRLLANSSVKEEFKRLEKQIESFDTDTALKTLETIAGKLEIEL